One Chryseobacterium indoltheticum DNA segment encodes these proteins:
- a CDS encoding SusC/RagA family TonB-linked outer membrane protein: MDKKVQSIKWLYLTVFLLPILGMAQEKETKIDEVVLVGYNKVSKKDVTNAVSSVKGEALKDMPVNSAAEAIQGRLAGVQVQASEGKPGGDVDIKVRGGTSITGSNAPLYIVDGVQMDNAMSILSPKEIESIEVLKDASSTSIYGSRGANGVVLITTKSGRKKAITTINYNGFTGVRKIMNTLPVLDPYEFVLYQYELYNKNGIAEDITSFATRYGTYSELADKYKNIQKRDWQDELFGKEAFNFTHNLTINGGSEKSAFALTLNHVDEDGIMLSSGFKRSMANFKYDYDISKKLKFGINARYSRSLTTGVGTSSTGSQSNNRLRNSVRYQPFEGGSNVPIDDFDPSYSTMTNLVNPLILNDNEVRDNRINDLLLNTYLNYNITKDLTFRTVIAYVQRDIATNQFWGSVTSQARANADMPIVQLDRSQTRRITNTNTLNYTKKFGQHKVDILLGQETVQTDGESSYDYVKWFPKSILPNEAFANIGAATPPPGLIQDAARTAMLPPDRLASFFGRVNYIFANKYILTASVRADGSNVFMKGNQWGYFPAASLAWKLKEEKFLKDVNWLDELKLRVGYGLSGNNRITSYLWANFYNVNANNGYVFGTSVTPGSGVSTTQANPNVKWEATVSKNAGIDFELFNGRLYGSVDGYITDTKDLLVLAKVPFPGYSNQFQNSGKTRNKGLEFTMGGVIVNNENFNWKIDANLSANRNTILSLGSGVAPGQDSYLVQSGGIGGFDFIAKVGSAVGTYYGYVTEGRYEVSDFDYNAATQVYTLKAGLPNSSQIALGAKAVQPGDLKLKDINGDGQITDADRQELGSAQPKFYGGFNQTFRYKNFDMSLLFNFSVGNKVYNANKIENTTQYLYRDNNMAADVANRWRWFDDNGVKVNDPTQLAALNANTTMWTPPTGQYILHSYGIEDGSFLRLNNVTLGYTLPKGSLEMIGVKNFRLYATVNNLFVITGYSGYDPEASTRRNPLTPGVDYAAYPRSRFYVTGVDITF, from the coding sequence ATGGATAAAAAGGTACAATCAATAAAGTGGTTATATTTAACTGTTTTCCTTCTTCCCATACTTGGTATGGCCCAGGAAAAAGAAACCAAGATCGACGAGGTTGTCTTGGTAGGATATAATAAAGTTTCTAAAAAAGATGTTACCAATGCCGTATCATCTGTAAAAGGAGAAGCATTAAAAGACATGCCGGTAAACTCTGCTGCCGAGGCTATCCAGGGAAGACTTGCCGGTGTACAAGTGCAGGCAAGTGAAGGTAAGCCGGGAGGTGATGTAGATATCAAGGTAAGAGGTGGTACTTCTATTACAGGAAGTAATGCTCCGCTCTACATCGTAGACGGTGTACAAATGGATAATGCAATGAGCATTCTTTCGCCTAAAGAAATTGAGTCTATTGAAGTCTTGAAAGATGCATCTTCCACTTCTATCTATGGATCTCGAGGTGCAAACGGTGTTGTTTTGATCACAACAAAAAGCGGACGCAAGAAAGCTATAACTACAATTAACTACAACGGTTTTACAGGCGTAAGAAAAATCATGAATACGCTTCCTGTATTAGACCCTTATGAATTTGTATTGTATCAGTACGAGCTCTACAACAAAAACGGAATTGCAGAAGATATTACTTCTTTCGCTACACGCTATGGAACGTACAGTGAGCTTGCAGATAAATATAAGAATATTCAGAAAAGAGACTGGCAGGACGAGCTATTTGGTAAAGAAGCATTTAACTTTACACATAACTTAACCATCAACGGAGGTTCTGAAAAATCAGCTTTTGCACTTACTCTAAATCATGTAGATGAGGACGGAATTATGCTAAGCTCTGGCTTCAAGAGAAGCATGGCCAATTTTAAGTATGATTACGACATCAGTAAAAAGCTTAAATTTGGAATTAATGCGAGATACAGCAGATCTTTAACGACAGGGGTAGGTACTTCCAGTACAGGATCACAAAGTAACAACAGATTGAGAAACTCTGTAAGATACCAGCCTTTTGAAGGTGGATCAAACGTTCCGATCGATGATTTTGATCCTTCATACTCAACGATGACCAACCTTGTAAATCCTCTTATTCTAAATGATAATGAAGTAAGAGACAACAGAATCAATGATTTGTTGCTAAATACTTATTTGAACTATAATATTACCAAAGACTTAACTTTTAGAACGGTCATCGCTTACGTACAAAGAGATATTGCGACCAACCAGTTTTGGGGAAGCGTAACGTCTCAGGCAAGAGCCAATGCTGATATGCCAATCGTGCAGCTTGACAGATCTCAAACCAGAAGAATCACCAATACCAATACATTAAACTATACCAAAAAATTTGGACAACATAAGGTGGATATCCTGCTTGGTCAGGAAACCGTTCAAACTGATGGAGAATCTAGCTACGATTATGTAAAATGGTTCCCAAAATCTATTTTACCTAATGAAGCATTTGCCAACATCGGAGCCGCTACTCCACCTCCAGGATTAATACAGGATGCTGCAAGAACAGCGATGTTACCACCAGATCGTTTAGCATCATTCTTTGGGCGTGTAAACTATATATTTGCCAATAAATATATCCTTACAGCATCGGTAAGAGCTGACGGATCTAATGTTTTTATGAAAGGAAACCAATGGGGATATTTTCCAGCAGCTTCATTAGCCTGGAAACTTAAAGAAGAAAAATTCCTTAAAGATGTTAACTGGTTAGACGAGTTAAAGCTTCGTGTAGGCTACGGTCTTTCAGGAAACAACAGAATTACTTCTTATTTGTGGGCAAATTTCTATAACGTAAATGCCAATAACGGATACGTATTCGGTACTTCCGTTACACCGGGATCAGGTGTTTCTACAACACAGGCTAACCCGAATGTAAAATGGGAAGCCACTGTTTCTAAAAATGCAGGGATCGATTTTGAACTTTTCAATGGTAGATTATATGGAAGTGTGGACGGATACATTACAGATACTAAAGATTTGTTGGTTTTAGCTAAAGTACCATTTCCGGGTTATTCCAATCAGTTTCAAAACTCAGGTAAAACAAGAAATAAAGGTCTTGAATTTACGATGGGAGGGGTAATTGTAAATAATGAAAACTTCAACTGGAAAATAGATGCCAACCTTTCTGCAAATAGAAACACTATTTTAAGCCTTGGAAGCGGTGTTGCACCAGGACAAGATTCTTATCTGGTACAGTCTGGAGGAATCGGAGGTTTTGATTTTATCGCTAAGGTAGGTAGCGCTGTAGGAACTTATTACGGATATGTAACTGAAGGAAGATATGAAGTATCAGATTTTGATTATAATGCAGCTACACAAGTTTACACTTTAAAAGCAGGACTTCCAAACAGCAGCCAGATTGCTTTAGGAGCAAAAGCGGTACAACCGGGAGATTTAAAACTGAAAGACATAAACGGTGACGGTCAGATTACCGATGCAGACAGACAAGAGCTAGGAAGTGCGCAGCCAAAATTCTATGGTGGCTTTAATCAGACATTCAGATATAAGAATTTTGATATGAGCTTATTATTTAATTTCTCTGTCGGAAATAAAGTATATAATGCAAACAAGATAGAAAATACAACGCAGTATCTATATAGAGACAACAATATGGCTGCAGACGTTGCCAACCGTTGGAGATGGTTTGATGATAATGGTGTAAAGGTAAACGATCCTACACAATTAGCTGCTTTAAATGCAAATACAACCATGTGGACTCCTCCGACAGGACAGTACATTCTGCACTCTTACGGTATTGAAGACGGATCTTTCTTAAGATTAAACAACGTAACGCTAGGTTATACTTTACCAAAAGGTTCGTTGGAAATGATCGGTGTGAAAAATTTCAGATTATATGCAACGGTGAACAACCTGTTTGTAATTACCGGATATTCTGGATACGATCCTGAAGCTAGTACACGAAGAAATCCTTTAACTCCCGGAGTAGACTATGCAGCATACCCAAGAAGCCGCTTTTATGTAACCGGAGTAGACATCACTTTCTAA
- the kduI gene encoding 5-dehydro-4-deoxy-D-glucuronate isomerase, whose product MTKSEFRYAHHPEDVKKYTTEDLRREFLMNDLFNEDQINVVYSMYDRMIVGGAMPVKSALKLEPTDDLKAENFLDRRELGIINVGAAGKVTVDGEVFELGNKEALYIGKGTKDVVFENGNEGQTLFYFNSAPAHHTFPTKKITKNEAEIVELGEAKYANRRTINKLIVNSVLETCQLQMGMTELHEGSVWNTMPSHTHTRRMEAYFYFDLEEGQTVSHFLGQPHETRHVFMQNNQAVLSPEWSIHSGVGTSNYTFIWGMAGENMDYGDMDAVKTNELK is encoded by the coding sequence ATGACAAAATCAGAATTTCGTTACGCCCATCATCCTGAAGATGTAAAAAAATATACAACTGAAGACCTGAGAAGGGAGTTTTTGATGAATGATTTATTTAATGAAGATCAAATCAATGTAGTGTATTCTATGTACGACAGAATGATCGTAGGTGGTGCAATGCCTGTAAAAAGTGCGTTGAAACTGGAGCCTACTGATGATCTGAAGGCAGAGAACTTCTTAGACAGAAGAGAATTGGGAATCATCAACGTTGGCGCTGCCGGAAAGGTAACAGTTGACGGAGAAGTTTTCGAGCTTGGAAACAAAGAAGCTTTGTATATAGGAAAAGGGACAAAAGATGTTGTTTTTGAAAACGGAAATGAAGGTCAGACTTTATTCTATTTCAATTCTGCACCTGCGCATCACACTTTCCCTACAAAGAAAATCACAAAAAATGAAGCTGAAATTGTAGAGTTAGGCGAAGCAAAATACGCAAACAGACGTACCATCAACAAGTTGATTGTTAACAGTGTATTGGAGACTTGCCAGCTGCAAATGGGAATGACCGAGTTGCACGAAGGAAGTGTGTGGAACACGATGCCTTCTCACACGCATACCCGAAGAATGGAAGCTTATTTTTATTTTGATTTGGAAGAAGGGCAGACTGTAAGTCACTTTTTAGGACAGCCTCACGAAACCCGTCATGTTTTCATGCAAAATAATCAGGCGGTTTTGTCTCCGGAATGGTCTATTCACTCAGGAGTTGGTACTTCCAACTACACATTTATCTGGGGAATGGCAGGAGAAAATATGGATTATGGCGATATGGACGCTGTCAAAACTAACGAACTAAAGTAA
- a CDS encoding gluconate 5-dehydrogenase gives MNLFDLSGKVAVVTGGTHGLGMAMAEGLASAGAELAITSTTPSKLEEALNYYHSKGYSATGYLFDVTDELEAAQKVALMLATHGKIDILVNNAGIIKRVPALEMDVADFRKVIDVDLTGPFIMSQLVGKHMIKRQSGKIINICSMMSELGRDNVVAYASAKGGLKMLTKNLATEWAKHNIQVNGIGPGYFATTQTEPIRVDGHPFNDFIISRTPEGRWGNPEDLAGTAIFLASDASRFINGHIIYVDGGILATIGKPANE, from the coding sequence ATGAATTTATTCGATTTATCCGGAAAAGTAGCCGTTGTAACCGGCGGTACTCACGGATTAGGAATGGCAATGGCTGAAGGTCTTGCCTCTGCAGGTGCTGAATTGGCAATCACAAGTACAACGCCATCAAAATTAGAGGAAGCTTTAAACTATTATCACTCTAAAGGATATAGTGCAACCGGTTACCTTTTTGATGTGACCGACGAATTGGAAGCTGCTCAGAAAGTAGCATTAATGCTTGCTACACATGGGAAAATAGACATCTTAGTCAATAATGCGGGAATCATCAAACGTGTTCCGGCTTTAGAGATGGATGTTGCAGACTTTAGAAAAGTAATCGATGTAGATCTTACCGGACCTTTCATCATGTCTCAATTGGTTGGGAAGCACATGATCAAAAGACAATCTGGTAAAATTATCAATATTTGCTCTATGATGAGTGAGCTTGGCCGTGACAATGTAGTAGCGTATGCTTCTGCAAAAGGCGGACTTAAAATGCTTACCAAAAATTTAGCAACAGAATGGGCAAAACACAATATTCAGGTGAATGGTATCGGTCCAGGATATTTTGCGACAACCCAAACAGAACCAATCAGAGTAGACGGTCATCCGTTTAACGATTTTATCATCAGCAGAACTCCGGAAGGAAGATGGGGGAACCCAGAAGATCTTGCAGGAACGGCTATTTTCTTAGCTTCAGATGCAAGCAGATTTATCAACGGACACATTATCTATGTGGACGGAGGTATTTTGGCGACCATCGGGAAACCTGCTAATGAATAA
- the uxaC gene encoding glucuronate isomerase yields MKSFITDNFLLQNKYAEELYFNFAEKQPIIDYHNHLIPKDIAENTVFENISKVWIAGDHYKWRAMRTMGVNEKFITGDASDKEKFEAWAKTVPYTLRNPLYHWTHLELKRYFGIDELLNEKNASDIYDNITAQLQTPEKSTRGLLKMMNVESLCTTEDPIDVLNYHQDLAKSDFSIKVSTAFRPDKAILIENHNFADYISKLGESAGIEINSYQTLCDALLKRVEYFHENGCRLCDHGLNNISFEEASEAEVSAIFNDKISGKVIAEKQVNQFKTAILLFLGETYHKFGWVQQFHLGALRNNNERMHRILGPDTGWDSIGDFVQAETLSKLLNALDGKDKLTKTILYNLNPADNEIFATMIGNFNDGSIKGKVQFGSGWWFLDQKDGMIKQMNALSNMGLISCFVGMLTDSRSFLSYPRHEYFRRVLCNLFGEEMKNGELPDDMELIGKTISDICYHNAKNYFDF; encoded by the coding sequence ATGAAATCTTTTATTACAGATAATTTTTTATTACAAAATAAATACGCGGAAGAATTATACTTCAACTTCGCAGAAAAACAGCCGATTATCGATTATCACAATCACTTGATTCCAAAAGATATCGCTGAAAATACGGTTTTCGAAAATATTTCTAAAGTCTGGATTGCAGGCGATCATTACAAATGGCGTGCAATGCGCACAATGGGAGTGAACGAAAAATTCATCACGGGCGACGCTTCTGACAAAGAGAAATTTGAAGCCTGGGCAAAAACGGTTCCTTACACGTTGAGAAATCCTTTGTACCACTGGACGCATTTAGAATTAAAGCGTTATTTCGGAATTGATGAATTGTTAAACGAAAAAAACGCATCAGATATTTACGACAACATCACGGCACAGCTTCAGACTCCTGAAAAGTCGACAAGAGGTTTGCTGAAAATGATGAACGTAGAATCTTTGTGTACGACAGAAGATCCGATTGATGTTTTAAATTACCATCAGGATTTAGCGAAAAGCGATTTCAGCATTAAAGTAAGTACAGCTTTCCGTCCGGATAAAGCAATTTTAATTGAAAATCACAACTTCGCAGATTATATTTCTAAATTAGGAGAATCGGCTGGAATTGAGATCAATTCTTACCAGACTTTGTGCGATGCTTTATTAAAAAGAGTAGAATATTTCCACGAAAACGGATGCAGACTCTGCGACCATGGATTGAATAATATTTCCTTCGAAGAAGCTTCAGAAGCTGAAGTGAGCGCGATCTTCAATGATAAAATTTCAGGAAAAGTAATCGCTGAAAAGCAGGTAAATCAGTTTAAAACTGCCATTTTACTTTTCTTAGGCGAGACATATCACAAATTTGGATGGGTTCAGCAGTTTCATTTGGGAGCTTTGAGAAACAACAACGAAAGAATGCACAGAATCTTGGGTCCTGATACAGGATGGGATTCTATCGGTGACTTCGTACAGGCTGAAACTTTGTCTAAATTGCTAAATGCTTTAGACGGAAAAGACAAACTGACCAAAACAATTCTATATAACTTAAATCCTGCCGACAACGAAATTTTCGCAACAATGATCGGGAATTTTAATGACGGCAGTATCAAAGGAAAGGTGCAATTTGGTTCGGGCTGGTGGTTTTTGGATCAGAAAGACGGAATGATCAAGCAGATGAATGCCCTTTCAAACATGGGATTAATCAGCTGTTTCGTTGGAATGTTGACAGATTCCAGAAGTTTCTTATCTTACCCGAGACACGAATACTTCAGAAGAGTTTTGTGTAATCTTTTCGGTGAAGAAATGAAAAACGGCGAATTGCCGGATGATATGGAACTGATCGGGAAAACCATTTCCGATATCTGTTATCATAATGCTAAAAATTATTTCGATTTTTAA
- a CDS encoding sugar kinase: MASKILTFGEVIMRLSPPGNKTMKQSHEMEFFFGGTELNVASSLATMGCDVTHISNVSDDFVGESALSFIKSFGIDTTFINKNEHPLGLYFLEVGSSVRASRIAYNRLNGSFANIKPEQIDWKKALEGCDYFHWTGISPGISEGAYETLKEGLLTAREMGIEVTTDPAYRSNLWKYGKNGNEVLKELVSYSTIFIGGVNEINEILGTQFSSDQQGFIEACEELKKQCPSIHKIFDKIRIGVTASSQQTQGRALINGNYFETKFLEIDQVVDRIGTGDAFAAGLIYGLLNFDDEKALNFANAACAIKHTILGDINYCSAEDILEVMAGNSGGRIKR, translated from the coding sequence ATGGCTAGCAAAATACTTACTTTCGGTGAAGTAATCATGAGGCTTTCACCTCCCGGAAACAAAACGATGAAACAGAGCCACGAAATGGAATTCTTTTTCGGCGGAACTGAGCTCAACGTAGCTTCTTCATTGGCGACAATGGGTTGCGATGTAACGCACATCAGCAATGTTTCTGACGATTTTGTGGGAGAATCAGCCTTGTCTTTCATTAAAAGTTTCGGGATTGATACGACTTTCATTAATAAAAATGAACATCCTTTAGGGTTGTATTTCCTTGAAGTAGGTTCATCGGTTCGTGCGAGCAGAATTGCTTACAACAGACTAAATGGTTCTTTTGCAAACATCAAACCCGAACAGATCGACTGGAAAAAAGCTTTGGAAGGTTGTGACTATTTTCACTGGACAGGCATCAGCCCGGGAATCTCTGAAGGTGCTTACGAAACTTTGAAAGAAGGTTTATTGACTGCCAGAGAAATGGGAATTGAAGTGACAACCGATCCTGCTTACCGTTCCAACCTTTGGAAATATGGTAAAAACGGAAACGAAGTTTTAAAAGAACTGGTTTCTTACTCAACCATTTTCATCGGTGGTGTAAATGAGATTAATGAAATTCTGGGAACTCAGTTTTCTTCAGATCAGCAAGGTTTCATAGAAGCTTGTGAAGAATTAAAAAAACAATGTCCATCCATTCATAAAATCTTCGATAAAATAAGAATAGGCGTTACGGCAAGTTCTCAGCAAACGCAGGGAAGAGCTTTAATTAACGGAAATTATTTTGAAACAAAATTTTTAGAAATAGACCAAGTCGTTGACAGAATCGGAACGGGAGATGCTTTTGCCGCAGGTTTGATTTATGGACTACTAAATTTCGATGATGAGAAAGCTTTAAATTTTGCCAACGCAGCCTGTGCCATCAAACACACCATTTTAGGCGACATCAATTACTGTAGCGCAGAAGATATTCTCGAAGTAATGGCCGGAAATTCAGGAGGACGCATTAAAAGGTAG
- a CDS encoding beta/alpha barrel domain-containing protein codes for MTKIQLVTNTIINQGALPLYYNADETVTLEILRSLYKAGIRAVEYTSRGEAALSNFTKMVEVRNAEMPEMLLGIGTIKNVKQAEEYYKAGADFFISPGFVAEVAAFLIPKDLLYSPGCMTPTEIIAAETAGVTFIKLFPGNALGPGFMSAIKDVFPNLKFMPTGGVDTTKESIDSWFKAGVSAVGMGSKLVSKELMLAKDYATIENETKKVLDIIQTLK; via the coding sequence ATGACAAAAATTCAATTGGTTACAAACACCATCATCAATCAGGGAGCTTTGCCTCTGTATTACAATGCTGATGAAACGGTAACTTTAGAAATATTGAGATCACTTTACAAAGCAGGAATCCGTGCGGTAGAATACACCAGCCGTGGAGAAGCTGCGTTGAGTAATTTCACAAAAATGGTAGAAGTTCGTAATGCCGAAATGCCTGAAATGCTTCTCGGAATCGGAACGATCAAAAATGTAAAACAAGCCGAAGAATATTACAAAGCAGGTGCTGATTTCTTTATCAGTCCGGGTTTTGTGGCGGAAGTTGCTGCATTTTTAATTCCTAAAGATTTGTTGTACAGTCCGGGTTGTATGACTCCGACCGAAATCATTGCAGCTGAAACTGCTGGTGTAACTTTCATTAAATTATTCCCAGGGAATGCTTTGGGACCAGGATTTATGAGTGCCATCAAAGATGTTTTCCCGAATCTGAAATTTATGCCGACTGGAGGTGTTGATACTACAAAAGAAAGTATTGACAGCTGGTTCAAAGCAGGTGTTTCCGCAGTAGGAATGGGAAGCAAGCTGGTAAGCAAAGAATTGATGCTTGCGAAAGACTATGCAACGATAGAAAATGAAACCAAAAAAGTGCTGGATATCATTCAGACTTTAAAATAA
- a CDS encoding MFS transporter: MSSVKSLKPTQYRWTICLLLFLATTINYLDRQVLSLTWKDFIAPEFHWNNNDYGNITALFSIFYAVGMLFAGKFVDWMDTKKGFLWAIGVWSIGAVLHAFCGIATSGILTGTWTAGFHGSKELIGTVSNTGAIISTSVTLFIFARFVLAIGEAGNFPAAIKTTAEYFPKKDRAFSTSIWNAGATVGALAAPLTIPFIAKSMGWEWAFIIIGALGFVWMGLWVFVYKKPHLHKRVNEHELTYINQDQDDLPNEDTSVPEKVFTFKECFSYRQTWAFAFGKFMTDGVWWFFLFWTPAYLSSVYGMDSTESALPLFVLYMITLLSIIGGWLPKYFVEKKGMNAYSGRMKAMLIFAFFPLLALLAQPLGKATYWIPVLIIGIAGAAHQAWSANIFSTVGDMFPKKAIATITGIGGMAGGIGSFIINKSSGLLFDHAHKAWSTVNGVPLLEKYPQYVNDRLPDGFFEQLEKSGAVVSDGIDKGYMIIFSVCAVAYLIAWTVMKTLVPKYKVISK; this comes from the coding sequence ATGAGTTCAGTTAAATCTCTTAAGCCGACACAATATAGGTGGACAATATGTTTACTGTTATTTCTTGCGACCACAATCAATTATTTAGATCGTCAGGTTTTATCATTGACGTGGAAAGATTTTATCGCACCGGAATTTCACTGGAATAACAACGATTACGGAAACATCACCGCATTATTTTCTATATTTTATGCAGTAGGAATGCTTTTCGCAGGAAAGTTCGTGGACTGGATGGATACCAAAAAAGGTTTCCTTTGGGCAATCGGAGTTTGGTCGATCGGTGCAGTGTTGCACGCATTCTGCGGAATTGCAACTTCAGGAATTCTTACCGGGACTTGGACGGCTGGTTTTCACGGTTCTAAAGAATTGATCGGAACAGTTTCTAATACTGGTGCAATTATCAGTACAAGTGTAACGTTATTCATTTTTGCACGTTTCGTTTTGGCGATTGGTGAAGCAGGAAATTTCCCTGCAGCGATCAAAACCACAGCAGAATATTTTCCTAAAAAAGACAGAGCATTTTCTACAAGTATCTGGAACGCAGGAGCAACAGTTGGAGCTTTGGCAGCACCGCTAACAATTCCATTTATTGCAAAATCAATGGGTTGGGAATGGGCATTTATCATCATTGGTGCTTTAGGATTTGTATGGATGGGACTTTGGGTATTCGTTTACAAAAAGCCACATTTACATAAGAGAGTTAACGAGCACGAATTAACGTATATCAATCAGGATCAGGATGATCTTCCGAATGAAGATACCTCAGTTCCGGAAAAAGTATTTACGTTTAAAGAATGTTTCAGCTACAGACAGACTTGGGCTTTTGCGTTCGGAAAGTTCATGACAGACGGTGTTTGGTGGTTCTTTTTATTCTGGACTCCGGCGTATTTAAGTTCAGTATACGGAATGGATTCCACAGAAAGTGCATTGCCTTTATTCGTACTATACATGATTACTTTACTATCCATCATCGGAGGATGGCTTCCAAAATATTTTGTTGAAAAGAAAGGAATGAATGCCTATTCAGGAAGAATGAAAGCAATGTTAATTTTCGCATTTTTCCCACTGTTAGCACTTTTAGCACAACCTTTAGGAAAAGCAACTTATTGGATTCCGGTTTTAATTATCGGTATCGCAGGAGCAGCACATCAGGCTTGGTCAGCAAATATTTTTTCCACAGTAGGCGATATGTTCCCTAAAAAAGCCATTGCAACCATCACAGGAATTGGCGGAATGGCAGGCGGAATCGGATCGTTTATCATTAATAAATCTTCAGGATTATTATTCGATCATGCGCACAAAGCTTGGTCAACCGTAAACGGAGTTCCTTTGTTAGAAAAATATCCCCAATACGTTAATGACCGTTTGCCGGATGGATTCTTTGAGCAATTGGAAAAGTCAGGCGCAGTAGTATCTGACGGAATTGATAAAGGATACATGATCATTTTCTCAGTTTGTGCAGTCGCTTACCTGATCGCATGGACAGTTATGAAAACATTGGTTCCGAAATATAAAGTGATTAGTAAATAA
- a CDS encoding tagaturonate reductase, whose product MENQTKQKLNRQNSGIDTKLPIKIVQFGGGNFMRGFTDYVIDKLNKEADFNAGIVNIQPTPNGSVHKLEEQGNLYTLFSRGIKKGEIIDEKCVISAIQKSINPYTDYNSFLDLAREEELEFVFSNTTETGIAYDETENTYEGPHKNFPAKVAVLLYERYKHFNGATNKGLRIIPCELIEENAIVLKGIILKYAQLWNLEQGFAEWVENSNHFHNTLVDRIVPGYPKDDAATYEDQLDYEDPMMVVSETFLLWVIQGGEDLKQRIPFDQINEQILVVDDIQPYRLRKVRILNGGHTLMLAPAILAGKEIVKEAIDDQFIGTFLSDSIFNEVNQTLGLDEAELKDFSEEVFDRFRNPFIKHHLASIALYFVSKFKVRVVPSLLTYVERNNKLPLNLTFSLASLIRFYQGSFGEKSLPLNDEEAIVNRFKEIWKNEDYEIVSEQALSEKLFWDTDLTQVEGLKAAVAKALYEIDHNDMETAYKNFIQFYS is encoded by the coding sequence ATGGAAAATCAGACAAAACAGAAATTAAACCGTCAAAACAGCGGTATAGATACAAAATTACCAATCAAAATTGTACAGTTCGGTGGAGGAAACTTCATGCGTGGATTTACAGATTATGTGATTGATAAATTAAATAAAGAAGCAGATTTCAACGCAGGAATTGTCAACATTCAGCCTACTCCAAACGGTTCGGTTCACAAGCTTGAAGAGCAGGGGAATTTATATACTTTATTTTCCAGAGGAATTAAAAAAGGAGAAATCATCGATGAAAAATGCGTGATTTCGGCTATTCAGAAGTCGATTAATCCTTATACAGATTACAACAGCTTTTTGGATTTGGCAAGAGAAGAAGAACTTGAATTTGTCTTTTCAAATACAACCGAAACCGGAATCGCTTACGACGAAACAGAAAATACCTATGAAGGTCCGCACAAAAATTTCCCAGCGAAAGTAGCGGTTTTACTTTACGAAAGATATAAGCATTTCAATGGTGCGACAAATAAAGGTTTAAGAATTATTCCTTGCGAACTGATCGAAGAAAATGCGATTGTTTTAAAAGGTATTATTTTAAAATATGCCCAACTTTGGAATTTAGAACAGGGTTTTGCAGAATGGGTTGAAAACAGCAATCACTTCCACAATACTTTGGTCGACAGAATCGTTCCGGGTTACCCGAAAGATGATGCTGCGACGTACGAAGACCAATTGGATTATGAAGATCCGATGATGGTGGTTTCTGAAACATTCCTTTTGTGGGTGATTCAGGGAGGTGAAGATTTAAAACAGAGAATTCCTTTCGATCAGATCAACGAACAGATTTTGGTGGTGGATGATATTCAGCCATACCGTTTGAGAAAAGTAAGAATTCTGAATGGCGGACATACTTTGATGTTGGCTCCGGCAATTTTAGCAGGAAAAGAAATCGTAAAAGAAGCTATCGACGACCAGTTTATCGGAACTTTTTTAAGTGATTCGATTTTTAATGAAGTCAATCAAACTTTAGGTTTAGACGAAGCTGAATTAAAAGATTTTTCAGAAGAAGTATTTGACAGATTTAGAAATCCTTTCATCAAACACCATTTGGCGAGTATTGCTTTATATTTTGTTTCTAAATTTAAAGTAAGAGTCGTTCCGAGTTTGTTGACGTATGTTGAAAGAAATAATAAACTTCCGTTGAACCTGACGTTCTCTCTGGCAAGTTTAATCAGATTCTATCAGGGAAGTTTTGGTGAAAAATCTCTTCCTTTGAATGATGAAGAAGCGATCGTAAACAGATTCAAAGAAATCTGGAAAAACGAAGATTACGAAATAGTTTCAGAACAGGCATTAAGCGAAAAACTGTTTTGGGATACAGACCTGACACAGGTTGAAGGCCTGAAAGCCGCAGTAGCAAAAGCATTGTACGAAATCGACCACAATGATATGGAAACTGCTTACAAAAATTTCATTCAATTTTATTCTTAA